The Venturia canescens isolate UGA chromosome 7, ASM1945775v1, whole genome shotgun sequence genome segment TGTCGACGAAGAGAATAAGGACGCCAGCCGTCACGACAGTGAGGAAttcttcgatgatttttgGTTGATTCGTATCGACGACTCAACGACTTCTGACGGGGAAGCGGTCGATGGAGATCTCAGCGCTTGTGGCTTGACTGAGATCCCCCCACTCTCTCACTCTCCTTCTAACGAAGAAGGCGCAAAATTTAAATGGGAAACGCTCATTACAATGCATAATGTAATATTTAATTCTATCTTAAACAACATGTTGTGTTAACAAGATTGTTGAAgtaattgtttaaacattATTTAATTACAGAGTATGACTCATATTGCGGAGACGGGTTCGTCGCTCGCGTCCATTTAGCTCGGAAATAGTTGAAACGTCAACGGCTGCTTGTGATTGTTCCAATATAGGGAACATGTAACgatattttacaattgaagATTTTTAATGAACAGACATTGGAAAAGCTGTTCATTCATCAAATTCGTAACTGATAAACGAGATAACGCTTTGATCAAGCTTCGGAAGCTGCATAATTACttgcaatttgaaaaaatcggttGTTACGgcatgaaatgatttttttttcatattttattattgaacAAACATTTTATCCGACAAACATTTTATGTTTCAAATTTGTGACCAACAAACGATTACGCTTCGATTGGGCGTTTAAGGATTTATGATAcctgaaaattgaaataaattcggCCAACTTTACacagatttttgtttttgatttttctaatGAACTAATTTTCGACAGACGTCAATTACTACCGCGACTTTAGATTCGACAAACCCCAACAGACGTCCGACTaacgattattaaaaaaagtcAAGAATCTAAAAAATCGGCTGGCCAAGTTCACTGAGGTGTTCAAGTGCTCGTGTGCGACTACTGGAAAGCGCCGCGCACCACTTGTGGCTGACTTCAGTCATCGTTCTTACCGTCGGAGCGTGTTCGCGAATCACAAACGGCAAACGCTATGCCCCATCTAATGTAACGCATCAGCGTTAAACGTACCGAATTCAGAATTTACAATGTCAGTCCACGGACGTCACGGATCACGGACGAAAACGAAACCGCAGTAACCGCACAATGCGCAATAGCAGCGCGTCATAGGATCATAGCTCTACAATTTAGAGGTTAAGCCTGTTTCAAATTGCAACCAacttttaaattgtttatgcAACGTTTTTGGCAAAGTTCATAGGATAAATAATGACGGACGTGCGCGATATTTTGGACATTGAAGTTCCATGTGCAACAGAATTGACAAAGGAGTCTATATTGGGTAATgataagaaaaacaaacgtCGTTATGATTACAAAGTGCCGAAACGTCCCGAGGGTATGCACCGCGAAGTGTTTGCACTATTGTGCAAAGACAATAATGATGTGCCACCGATTTACCCAACTGACACGGGAACTGGATACAAACAAGTACGTGCCAAACTGGGCATGAAAAAAGTGCGACCCTGGAAATGGACGCCATTCACTAATCCAGCTAGAACCGATGGTGCAGTATTTCACCATTGGCGCAGAGTGACCGATGCTGGCAAAGAATATCCTTTTgctaaattcaataaaaaagttCCGATTCCCAGTTATACCAATGCAGAATACGTACAATATTTGGTCAAAAGCAACTGGACTCGTGCAGAAACCGATCACCTTTTTGAATTGTGTAGACGGTTTGATCTTagattcattattattaacgATCGGTGGGATCGCGCTAAATTTCCAGAAAGGTCGGTGGAAGAACTCAAAGAAaggtaaataaattttccttaaaatGTTTATCCTCGCTCAAAAGATATTTGAAATCAAATTCGAATCTTTGTTCAGCTTTTCGGTCAGAATTCTTTCAAGTAAAATTTGCAAGCTCATCAATTGACAAATGTAAAAAGCACATCATTGAATCCCTTAAAataatcaatacaatttttttgcagATATTATCATGTTTGCGGAGCACTTACTAGAGCAAAATCTCACTccgaaaaaatttactcaTTCGACGCCGATCATGAAAAGCGTCGAAAAGAACAGCTGAAAAAGCTTTTCACCCGTACACCAGAGCAAGTAGAAGAGGAACAAACATTGCTAGCTGAGTTAAGAAAAATTgagcagagaaaaaaagagagagatagaaaaacTCAGGATCTACAAAAATTAATAACTGCTGCGGATCATCAAGCAGATCCTAGAAAGAGTGAAAGGAAATCGTCCAAAAAGAACAGTAGTTCATCCAGAAATAGACCTAATAAATCAGATTCTTCCCACGTAAGTTCAAACATTTTATCGTGGTTAACCTTTGCAGCAACAATACATactatttcgttttattacaTTATTTCAAAGTAtcttacaaattttttcaagcaaaTTTACCTAAGCTCGTACTAGTTTTGGAATTGGCATAATTTTAAACTGATCTTTGAAAGTGAAATAATCAAAGAAACAAATTGGTTTTCTCTTCCTCACCTATTTTTATTCGCTCtacagttttttctttctcatttacTTCATTGCTTGCAAGCAAATAGCTTATTTTCCATTGGTCTCGTTGTTCAGACCGTAAAATTACAGGTCGTTGAGACAGCAGGGATCAAGTTTCCGGATTTGAAAAACAGTGGTGCAACACTCAGATCTCAGAGAATAAAACTACCAAGCAGTTTAggtcagaaaaaaatgaagggtATCGAGCAGATGTTGAACGAGTTACAGATTGGTACGAATAAAATGGAATACATTTTCTCAAGTTTCCCAttcgatttatcgaaattcttttgctatattttttttcttatgttaCAGAATTGAATCCACCACCTACGGAACAAATTTGCCAGCAATTCAATGATTTGAGAAGTGACATCGTTTTGCACTACGAACTTCGAGGTGCGCTAGCAACGTGTGATTACGAATTGCAATCGTTAAGACATCAGTACGAAGCGTTGGCACCCGGAAAGgttcgtttttatattttgttggaGTTTTCAATCATCAACATGGTATTTTTGAAGTTATtgattcaaaaaatcgaatcgaacgagaaaaattttgtcTTGGTGTACTCTGCCATTGTaaacacagaaaaaaataatgactagaagaaaaaatttatctaGAGCATTGAAAATTCACTATAATCTATTGATTGAATCATTTAACATCTTGAATGTTAAATAATCACTGAAAATAAGACggattcgaaataattttcagaCACTGACAATCCCACCGGCTCTATTACCTAAAACGGATCCTGAAGTAAAGGCTGACATAATAGACGTTGTTGGGTCACCGAACACTCCCGCGATCAGCCAATAGAGTTCGTCGAATAACGTGTGAGCAATTATTCAAAATGTACAAAACCATCAAGTCTCAATGTCATGTTAATTTATGATTTGTAATAAATGTTACAGCTCGAAATCGAATGATGAAACGTTCaaatgttgaaattcaaaTCCTTTCCCTAttatagaaacatttttttgtgtaaatcAAATATTTCCACATTTATTTTAATACCACAATTTGCCAGTTCGATGTAGTCTTCTCTTCCCATtcataaaaaggaaaaacgacGATTTAAAAACACTACGAACGTCGAAAATCGACGATGAATAAACAGAGAAACTATTTAATTACTTAtatatttgtgtattttaTATTGTCGACAAAAAGTAACAATTTACGGTATACCGTATAATTTATCTACAACAATCTACAATAGATTACAATATGTTTTTGGTTGTTAGGCTGGTGGATAGATAGAAGAGGGGGGAGGAATATTAAGGGTGGATGGTCGACTCAGGCCTCCTTCGTTCATACGTTCCGTAATAACTtgtatgacatttttttccggttttcgttttttttcgttagtttTAACATCTACCGCGAATAAATTGATATctactcgtcctcgtcgttttgttatcaattatcgttttttttttcgtacgaaaTAATGCATATATTAAGATAtcgtgtatatttatatttatatattgatataaatatacatttctATACATTTATATCCATATACAATGAATGTGTGTTCAATGCAAGCTTTTGAGCGTGGcttgagtttctttttctcgcaCGAAAAACAAACTgctttccatgatttttagttCGTGCAatgttgtttttgttttaaagctGTGAGAGGCGAGTTCCGTTGGGGTGCATGTGCATCCTGATGACGGAGGCAAAGTTACTCTTGCGTTGTTTTCGTTATCTTTTCAACTCTTTTTGTCTCGTTTGTTTTTCATGCTTCATCCAACTTGTATCAACTTTTACTCACATCGGAAATGGCCATAGGTTACTACACTcaggtgtgtgtgtgtgtgtgtgtgtgtgtattgttcttttttttctgtttctccgCCACGTAATCGAGTGAAATAGGATCGTACGTGATttataaacatcaaaaatataattctcaaaaaataaatgaatcagGAACGGTTAAAATCGCGGGGGCGTCTCTGTACAACACACAAACCCAATCAACGCATCATTTGCACCCAcattgtaatatttttttcctcttacgGATTTTTTACATATGAAAATTTCCTATTTGTTATACACACGCTATTTGTTATAAACGAACGGAAGTTCTGATGGTTGAGAAGTGCTGGAACGTCTTCATTCCtccgactattttttttttttttttttttttttctcgtacttTCCAAGAAACTAtgacaattcattttttttctgatcgcGTATTAGTTATTATCGAttatctttttcttcattaaatgcGCCGTTATACagtgtttcattgaaaatggaATGGCAAATTTACAACAGTTCAAGTTATTCTCAACCAATGTGTAAATTTAACTACTATTGCTGTAAGATTTTGCTTCGGTCATTTCCTTCCTTTAACCGCAAATATCATAAGCTTTTTTTACTGGTATATTCTCTCCCTAAGGTGTGGATACACattcgcaattttttaaaatttttaatttttttcaaatttaattcatCATATGAAGAATTTGGAAACGTGCTCTTGAAGCCAATGTCAACACAAACGTTAGGTGGTtttgaaaaagtgaagaaaattgCTCTAACTTGGGTTCCAAATCTGCTGATCTTACAATTGTTCCTTTCGCACTTTTAGTTCTTTCACACGTTTTATTCGGGTTTTTCCCTACAATTCTAATATACCTCGCATTGCGGGTATGTGCCAATATTAAATTTTTAGTCGTTAATCTTAATACGGTTCGcgtaattttattattcatatttatatagatttttattctgtttattgattttttttttcttttttaaatttttttgacatttcctTCTCGAGAAATTCGCACAACGTGTATCAATTCAACGAGACTCAGGATATTGTTTCAATATCCGTGAAAGAGCAATGTTCGATACAGGCGATATCGCTACAAATGTACGACGTGAGCCACAATTAATCGGGGCCTTATTTGTATTTTCAGTATCTTTGTTTTTATAAGTATGAATGGTGAGTCGTGTTAGATCCTTCGAAATTCGCAACCAGACTTTATATTTTGTTCTAATTAAGAGAGCGATTATTATTTGCgcaatttttcatatatatatatatttatatggagCATTTCATGCCCAACTCAACCTACGGTGGAAATTCACATTGCTGATTCGGCTTAAACTCTTATCTCTTTATCtattctgaaattttcgaaatgttcgACTATTTATTTTTACCTTACTTAGAACTTTAAGTATGATCTTGAAACGACAAGGAAGATGAAAAGCAGCATTCATTTacgaataataatttcgataaaaatgaagattcaCTGTTTATAAAAGTCTATATTACTTTCATTcagaattatttattgatatttcattTAGAAAGATATGAACGTCACAACCAACGTTCTAAATCCAAAAACATAAATTCTatattgttgaaaattctaaaataaatagaaagcATTGTTTCCCCACGAAATCATCAGGCTCAgaattcatgaaataaaaagtaataTCTACGagaactatttttttaaaatcgaggGAATAACTCCATGATATTCTTTTGCATAGAATTCTTAGAGAgttaaaaaacattgaaaaacacacgataaaaaaacattcaatttcatgtcTTTTCAAACAAGCTGtaagcatttgaaaaaaaaaaaaaaaaaggatcacTACAAATTTCTAAAATCCTTACATCGTGACCGGTTCGATAAAAACGAATCGAAAACAATCATGAGTCTCTTTTTCACAATAGAGTTTAAGCCCAGTGAgaaatgtgaattttcacCGTAGGTCAAGTTGCATGGAATGCCCTATGTATTTAAattcatatatacatatatatatctatgtatagatatacatatatatgtagaaTTTGTAATGTAATTATCATTGATATCGCGCAATAACGACAAGTACAGCAAAGACTGCTATTACTGGAAAGAAGTTTAGGGAAATGTATAAAGTCGATCTTATTGAAGATATAAGACTGAAGAACGTCAAGTGGAGAGAACCTAAttgtttttcttacttttcctTGTAATGTCGGCACTTTTTttagaataataacaatattCTTTTCGATAATAGAGTAAATGCAATGTTTTTCCGGCGTTATTTATTTCTCGTTCAATAATCCGCCGTCTCTGTTTAATTGTGTGGAATAACGATCGACGTTTGAGTTGCGCTTTGAAATATTGGACCAATCTATGAGTATCGAACGATTGAAAGTGGTCAAcgatttaaacttttataaagACGCGCGGAAAGTGTATTTCGAAGTATATAGAAATTGAATAAGAGAGTGTGCGCGATGTGTGTACTCGAATATGCGAATACGGAGAGTCCGTAAAGtgttcaattatttcaattgtcaTGATAAATTTATTCGTCTCCAGAGGCCAAtagatatttttgaattttcagcgAAGCTATTGAACAATGGAATCGttgatgaaaatcattcgacaAATGGATCAACGACTCTTCATTTATCACCAATGTGTCAAAAATAGTGAGGTAACGACAACTCCGTTCAGagacgtttgttttttttttgttttttttttttttttttcgaatgaaacgaACGGAAATATGATGAAACGATATCGTTAACAGTCCATTCGATGCACGACCATCTCTCCTACATAATGTTGGACGTTTCGAAActctgtgtatatatatatagattaaatttttataacaataataatgctCGTAATCATTAacatatcaataataataacagtaatatgtttttctttatagcGAACTCCTTATTCAGAGGCTCGATAATACATCGTATAGACACGCCCgccatctttttattttatatatttctatatacgcttgtataaatatatatacacatgtaaatatatatgtacgtatgtatatatatgctGATACATATTTTAATGACGATGACGATTCAACACTGAAAAGCCAGGCGCGAATATTGGGCTACAATAACTTTAATTGGCAAGGTATCAACAtagtaaatcgtaaatttacactcttttatttattttcgaggcTTTTCATCATAATagattttcatcttttgtCTCCGACTTCCCCTACGCACACGCGGgcgcgcgcgtgcgtgcgtgtgtgcgtgtgtctggtgtgtgtgtgtgtgtgtgtgtcgtgtcgtgtgtgcgcgcgtgcaCGCGTGTGTGTGAACATGTCATCAACCGAATATTACAACGAAATGACAAAAcctcaaatgaatctttcttctgttttttgtttgtgaCTCTTGTATCCTTTTTCGCTTTCAATGAGTTTTAAATTCGTTTTCATCTCAATTGATAATGTATATCAACATGTAACGTGATATAGACCGTGCTTAGATATAAGACATTTTCTAATCAACACGGTTACGGTATTGCGACGCCAGTAAATATGGCCCGAGCGCACATTTCAAGTGTttagattttatcaacaaaacAGGGCGTTTCGAGAGCGTGTGGCATCACTTTTTTACGCGTCTGCTCTTCGCAAACACTATTAATTCTTAACTCGACCACGCTTTTATTTATAGAATTCGTATAATAATGTCGGTTAttggttttcatttttatccttttctctcttatcTTTCGCTCCGTTAAATAATCaattaaacaatacgtatatacatatatacacatacgGATATGTACAATATAACATATGTATATGTGAACACGCACACGTACCAGACTCACAcccacgcacgcacacacagaTGTATATTTGcttatttatacatatattgtTAGGATCCTCGTAATAATGACTATATCTTTAACTCTTACGATGCAAATACACTAAacctatgtttttttttccttctttttgttgttgttgctttttattttttctttcacgttATTGGTTTGTTTCTTGTACTCGGAttcgtacgttttttttaactctttCGGTCTCGGTGTCTTTCGTTCATCCGGGATGACGACGGTTCgatttgaaaatgtaaaaTCATCATTTACACACGTAACTACGGCGGACAAGAATAATTagctcgaatcttttttctctttccttgcTATaacctttctctcttcctcatcGCCCTCCCCCCACCCCTCATCTTCGCTCCCCTTCCCACCCTCCTTCTTCGTATATTGTTACACTGCTTTTAAATAGTTCTTTCtgttaataatttatttaaattgtttttaaacCACTACTATACGTCGCTATTTAAATATATCCcgtaaaaatgttgtatataATGATATTTAATAATTGTATCCTCTGCTCGGATCGCGCGCAGTACTTTTTTTGTAATCGCAGATGGGGCCAGTATCATCAATTACCGCGAGACTTCGATAACCGCCTGAAGATTATTTAGATATGAGAGTTCACGTTATCCACTTATAACGCTGATTTTTccactattttattttctttccgttCCGTATGAgccttatttttttctttatttttcactaaaCAATTAACAATTCAATGCTTTATGTATGTGCTTCGATATTCGTATGTTTATATACGCATATCAATATATACATTTGTGTTCGTGAATAATACAGTGTTTAATTAAGGACCAGCAGTTGCAACGAATCTCCATGGCCAATACGATAATCAAAAGACGGCGTAGAAACCATTATCTAATTTTGAAATGCATCAATTGTATTGTTCCTGTATAGCGTTTCGTTTGTATATCATAATCTCTTTGTccttatttcgttttttattttattcatttgtatgctcttttttctcctttgtttttgtttcctcaCAGAACGGTGTCAGTCGTGTTATATTTATAGTTCTTTTATATCACTCTAAACGTATTTCTCGACTACCAACGATCTCGTATATTTGTCTGTGTATCATGAACGTACCTATTTTGTATA includes the following:
- the DMAP1 gene encoding DNA methyltransferase 1-associated protein 1 isoform X1; this encodes MTDVRDILDIEVPCATELTKESILGNDKKNKRRYDYKVPKRPEGMHREVFALLCKDNNDVPPIYPTDTGTGYKQVRAKLGMKKVRPWKWTPFTNPARTDGAVFHHWRRVTDAGKEYPFAKFNKKVPIPSYTNAEYVQYLVKSNWTRAETDHLFELCRRFDLRFIIINDRWDRAKFPERSVEELKERYYHVCGALTRAKSHSEKIYSFDADHEKRRKEQLKKLFTRTPEQVEEEQTLLAELRKIEQRKKERDRKTQDLQKLITAADHQADPRKSERKSSKKNSSSSRNRPNKSDSSHTVKLQVVETAGIKFPDLKNSGATLRSQRIKLPSSLGQKKMKGIEQMLNELQIELNPPPTEQICQQFNDLRSDIVLHYELRGALATCDYELQSLRHQYEALAPGKTLTIPPALLPKTDPEVKADIIDVVGSPNTPAISQ
- the DMAP1 gene encoding DNA methyltransferase 1-associated protein 1 isoform X2, with amino-acid sequence MTDVRDILDIEVPCATELTKESILGNDKKNKRRYDYKVPKRPEGMHREVFALLCKDNNDVPPIYPTDTGTGYKQVRAKLGMKKVRPWKWTPFTNPARTDGAVFHHWRRVTDAGKEYPFAKFNKKVPIPSYTNAEYVQYLVKSNWTRAETDHLFELCRRFDLRFIIINDRWDRAKFPERSVEELKERYYHVCGALTRAKSHSEKIYSFDADHEKRRKEQLKKLFTRTPEQVEEEQTLLAELRKIEQRKKERDRKTQDLQKLITAADHQADPRKSERKSSKKNSSSSRNRPNKSDSSHVVETAGIKFPDLKNSGATLRSQRIKLPSSLGQKKMKGIEQMLNELQIELNPPPTEQICQQFNDLRSDIVLHYELRGALATCDYELQSLRHQYEALAPGKTLTIPPALLPKTDPEVKADIIDVVGSPNTPAISQ